The proteins below come from a single Mya arenaria isolate MELC-2E11 chromosome 8, ASM2691426v1 genomic window:
- the LOC128242827 gene encoding RNA-binding protein 39-like, whose amino-acid sequence MADELDVEAMLEAPYRKEDDGRGDASNDKDRKSSSSRRRSRSRDRDRDRKRSDRDRDRDRDKDSKRSKDKKRSKSRDRKRSRSKDKKDRRRSRSKDRKEKRRSRSRDRKSRSRRRRSITKSPVREPLMEMTPEERDARTVFCMQLSARIRPRDLEEFFSSVGEVKDVRLITDNKTRRSKGISYIEFKDTESVPLAIGLTNQKLLGVPIIVQASQAEKNRAPMPTNIVAKAPVTGPMRLYVGSLHFNITEDMLKGIFEPFGKIEDIKLIRDHETGKSHGYGFITYKNHEDAKKALEQLNSFELAGRPMKVGNVTERAMDMQMGGQLDNDELDRAGIDLGATGRLALMAKLAEGTGFEIPDYAKNSLQMQGMPASMGMNQGMPNTNAQVKPQVPATTTQAPPIATQCFMLSNMFDPTIESKLSWDQEIRDDVIEECSKHGGVLHIFVDKASPQGNVYVKCPTIAAAVASVNSLHGRYFGGKIIQAAYVPLPNYHALFPEAQRASQLLLPSTQTLNVGGFAPPTSMFNGGGLMR is encoded by the exons ATGGCAGATGAGTTAGATGTTGAGGCCATGTTGGAGGCCCCGTACAGGAAAGAG GATGATGGAAGAGGAGACGCTTCCAATGACAAAGACAGGAAATCTTCTTCCTC CCGCCGTAGAAGTCGAAGCAGGGACCGGGACAGGGACAGGAAGAG AAGTGACAGAGATCGCGACCGTGACCGTGACAAGGACAGCAAGCGGAGCAAGGACAAAAAACGAAGCAAAAGCCGAGACAGAAAACGTAGTAGGAGTAAAGACAAGAAAGATCGTAGGAGAAGCAGAAGCAAAGACCGTAAAGAGAAACGAAGGAGTAGATCACGGGACCGCAAGAGTAGGTCACGTCGTAGGAGGAGCATCACTAAAAGTCCTGTCAG AGAGCCGTTGATGGAGATGACGCCTGAAGAGAGAGATGCAAGGACAGTGTTCTGTATGCAGCTGTCTGCCCGCATCAGGCCGAGAGATCTTGAGGAGTTCTTCTCTTCTGTAGGAGAg GTAAAGGACGTTAGATTGATCACGGACAACAAAACGCGCCGGTCAAAGGGTATTTCATATATAGAGTTTAAAGATACAGAATCTGTGCCATTAGCCATTGGACTGACCAATCAGAAGCTGCTGGGTGTGCCGATCATCGTTCAGGCATCACAAGCAGAGAAAAACAGAGCACCCATGCCCACAAATATTGTTGCCAAAGCCCCGGTGACAGGACCTATGAGATTATATGTTGGTTCCCTGCATTTTAACATCACTGAAGATAtgttgaaaggcatatttgagCCATTCGGGAAG ATTGAAGACATCAAACTGATCAGGGATCATGAGACAGGAAAGTCACATGGATACGGTTTCATTACT TACAAGAATCATGAAGATGCAAAGAAAGCTTTAGAGCAGTTGAATAGTTTTGAGCTGGCAGGGCGACCTATGAAGGTGGGCAATGTGACTGAAAGAGCAATGGATATGCAGATGGGGGGACAGCTGGACAATGATGAGCTGGACAGGGCTGGCATCGACCTGGGAGCTACTGGGAGGCTAGCTCTGATGGCCAAGCTGGCTGAAG GTACAGGGTTTGAGATCCCTGATTATGCGAAGAACTCTCTCCAGATGCAGGGCATGCCTGCGTCAATGGGCATGAATCAGGGTATGCCCAATACCAATGCCCAGGTGAAACCCCAGGTCCCAGCAACAACCACTCAGGCACCGCCCATTGCTACACAATGCTTCATGCTCTCCAACATGTTTGATCCCACTAT AGAGTCGAAGCTGAGCTGGGACCAGGAGATCCGAGACGATGTGATAGAGGAATGCAGCAAGCATGGTGGGGTGCTGCACATCTTTGTGGATAAAGCCTCCCCACAGGGCAATGTCTACGTCAAGTGCCCAACCATCGCAGCTGCCGTCGCATCTGTCAACTCCCTGCATGGTCGATACTTTGGAG GGAAGATCATCCAGGCCGCATATGTGCCATTACCAAACTACCATGCCTTGTTTCCAGAGGCTCAGAGAGCCAGCCAGCTTCTTCTGCCCTCCACACAAACACTTAACGTGGGTGGCTTTGCACCACCCACGAGCATGTTCAATGGCGGTGGGCTGATGAGATAA